From Selenomonas sp. AB3002, one genomic window encodes:
- the rlmH gene encoding 23S rRNA (pseudouridine(1915)-N(3))-methyltransferase RlmH has protein sequence MKINIVCAGKLKEKYLTAGISEFLKRLKPMAQVEILEIHEEKMPDNPSEAEKELVLQKEGEKLLKLVPSGSYLFVLDVYGEELSSEELAAKIDKLGLSGKSNLTFLIGGAFGLSQEVRQAADMKLSFSRMTFTHQMVRLLLVEQIYRAFKINRGEKYHW, from the coding sequence ATGAAGATAAATATAGTTTGCGCGGGCAAGCTCAAGGAAAAATACCTGACAGCAGGCATAAGCGAGTTCCTGAAGCGTCTGAAGCCCATGGCCCAGGTGGAAATCCTGGAAATCCACGAGGAAAAGATGCCTGATAATCCTTCTGAGGCAGAGAAAGAACTGGTGCTCCAGAAAGAAGGGGAAAAACTCCTGAAGCTGGTGCCATCTGGTTCGTACCTCTTCGTGCTGGATGTGTACGGGGAGGAGCTGTCCTCTGAGGAGCTGGCGGCCAAAATCGACAAGCTGGGCCTCAGCGGCAAGAGCAATCTGACCTTCCTGATCGGCGGTGCCTTTGGCCTTTCGCAGGAAGTGCGGCAGGCTGCGGATATGAAGCTCTCCTTCTCCCGCATGACCTTCACCCATCAGATGGTGAGGCTCCTGCTGGTGGAGCAGATTTACCGGGCCTTCAAGATCAACCGCGGCGAAAAGTATCACTGGTAA